GTCAGAAGAGAGATTCAGTTTCAAAATATGGTTTATATTTTCAGTTTTTACTGCTGATGTCTCCATGCAAGCTTTTAGCCTAAACCAAATTCAGTTTCAGATTTTCTATGTTACATTACATATTTTCTGTACTATGCTATGAAGTTTGGCTGTAATTATGGTTTTGTGAGAACAATTTCATCAAGCAATGGACCATTGCTCAGCCAAGACTAATCATAACTACATCATTGAAATAGGATTTCTTTGATAGTACGGCCCATCATTAATTGGAATTACATTTATCAATTCCTCCAAAAGACTTAAGCTTTCTGAGCAAGGACCCTTGACTTTTGAAAGAACAAAATGAAATTGTGTCTTCAGCAATCTAGAACAGCATGGATGACTGCCATATTTTATTGAGTATTATAAAAGAAACAGACATAGCATAGATGATATTCATTGACTGATTGagcaagatctagagttttaatGGTGAATTAACATGAGGTGAAAAGGAGTAGACATTTTGCATGTCAGAATAGAGAATCATGAAGCTTGTACAAAAAACTGAAAGGACAGTAAAATGATAGCTATTATTACGAAATCATGAAATAAAATTCTGACTACTAAAAATGTCAATGGCACATGAAACCTATGATGTTGATGGCATccaattaataatgataaatgcTTAGAATAAAACAACAGTCAAGGCAGAGGATTAGAAAGAACAACCTGGTCATAGTTTCGATTTTCAACAACATCAAGAAAAATCAAAGGAGCAAAATACTTACTTGGAACATTCATCATATATACCTATCCAATCCGTTGTAGAACCACCAAACACCTCACTTCTCTGAAAATATTCAGCTACTAATTTCAAATTTCCTGGGGAAAAAAGAGACATAAGCAACTAATACAGGAATACATAGAAATTTCATTGAACTAAAACACAACAAAAGATCAAATATTTTGCCAGCTAGCTTCATGCGCATCCATAACAACTATACGTTGAAATACCTCTTCTACATAATTTTGTACCAAGAAGCACAAGAACCATTAGTCAAACCTTTCCAGGAGTAACATGATAGCAGAAATAAactttgatatgtaaataagcaGCAAGTTTTGGGGGAACATAAAGATCAATCTAAATAGCAGCAAAAGGACACATTCTACAAGTAAAGCACCATGCTAAGGTTTGCATGTATTGAAACCATGTGAATATTCTATATCATAAGCATCATTGCAAAGAATGAGGGAACACTTAGACTAACAGCAACAAAACATGTGCATACTAGTGCATGTACAATACAATAGGTAGTGACACCATATTCTCTTAGTGAAAGCTTCATCACATTTAGCAATCATGAAGTCAAAAGTATGATGACAAAAGAGTTTGGTTCTCTTACTTAAATCAATATCAAAAAGGTTTTTGAGACCTGGCCTCTGAACTTTAACAGCAACTTTCTCTCCATTATGCAGGATTGCTCGATGCACCTGGGGAAAAACATTTATAAAGTCAAACCAGAGATCTGAGGAATCCTCTGAAAGTTTGTCTCACCATTAAAGAATGTTTAGTAGCCAGAAAAGAGGACTAAATGCATAAGAAGGTAGCAAGGTTTAATCATTGGTTTTAGTTCCAAGGGAAGGCCCAAACTTGCATGAGCAAAGCGGAGAAGCAAATTAGATTATCAATCCAATTAGGGAAAAACTTCAAAACTAAACAGGTGTTAGTGATATTATTTTACAATTAGAAGCAGAAAAGTTATGTTTGTGCATGTGTACACATACCTATATACGCTTTTATGTGTGTTTGTGTATCTTTACATGTATGCAACCATATCTATAGGCACTTTGGGGCATTTTTTTGAACTGCTATCAAACTATTAAAAGCAAAATATATTTCTGTGGACACAAACTGTCACGCTGCGTCACCAACATCTTTCTTCTCTAACTAGAATTAAAATAGTTTCcaagacaaaaaaataaaaatcaaaattaaaaatagaatatAAAACAAGTGATACAAAAATCCATTAAGTCTTCACCATAGTATTGAGGAGCAAGAATTAACTGAAGTTGAAATTTAATGTTAGGAATAAGAGTTGCTACTACATGGAGCAAACACCTGGCCAAGACTAGCTGCAGCTATGGGtcgatcttcaaactccttgaatAACACATCAACTGGAGAACCCAACTCGCTTTGtatgaaagctcttgctttttcaGGTGAGAATGCAGGTACACGATCCTGCATAAAAAGTAAATAAACTTCACAAGGTTAGGGTGAGAACTTTATATGCGGATGAGTGAGCAAGTGAGTCGGGTTGTGTGTGTGAGTGAGGGGTTAGGTTGTTTATAAGATGCACCCAGCACTACAAATGGATGGACAACCTATCTGCTTGACTGTAAAGTTGTATATACAATATGGAGACTGCATTACCCTCTTCACTATCGCAAATTGATAAAACAAGCGAAATCAGTGGCAGAGTAATTTCTCTGTTAGATGATTATACAATCAAATCATGACTATATGACAAATACCTGCAGCTTGGCAAGCTCATCCACAAATTCTCTGGGTAATATATCAGATCTTGTGGAAGAAAACTGCCCCAATTTGATGAAAGTTGGCCCAAGTTGTAAAATTTGTTCTCTCAACCAGGAAGCAGTTTTCTGCCTTCTGATTTTCTGTACAAGGAGATGCTTATTCAAAACCCAAACAGAATTATATAAAACCAGAACTTTCAAGCATAAATATCAAAATCAACAGTCAAAATAACCAAAATTGACATATCGTCCCCAAACAAAATTTTTCGACCAAAATCTGAAAAATGAATCAAGAGAGAGTAGTAAAAAAACAAAGTTTATATGCCTTTAGCATCAGTGTTAGACATGAGAAAAAGAGCGAAGTTAATTTAGAAGGTGGTGATGCTAGATTTGCACTTAAAGATCCCATTATCATGATGTAGTAATTTATTGAGGAGTTCACATTGTTCTGCAGCCTTCTAGCTGGCTATATGACAGAAGTTTGCTAGAGTTATGGGAACATTCCTTGTTAATTCCCTAAAAGGATCTTAACACCAGGAAACATGAGATTTACGATTCAACACAATCCTGAGCCAACCAGCTGTAAGATAAGGAAGTTCTCATTGAGGTTTTAAAGCATACCTGCTCCTCTACTGTAAATCCACCGAGGTATGCCCATTTTGCATTGTCCAAGAGAACACGCAGGCGTAAGATAAGCAGAAATGTCCAGACGTCTATAGTCCTTCGCCAGGCACGGTAGTTGTCCTCGGCCCAGCTGAAACCTTCCTCTGAAGGCAGAACTTTTAACTCGTCCATGAAAGGAATCTCTTCAGAAGTCTTTTTCTGAGTTTTAACAAGAGCAGATGTACTGTCCCTTTTAACCAGATTCACTCCATTAAAAACCGCCGCCTTTGACCCTAGCTTTTGACGAGGAGTACCCTTGCTTTTCATCAATTCCTTTGTGGGGACCATTTTGGTATCCCGTCTAGTGGACCTACCAGCTTCCATCCGACATGCTTCCATTAGAAACCTAGGAAGAGTTTTTGTTGATATGGAACTGTTCACTGATGATTCAAACTTTGAGAATTTCACGCTGGAGATGGACCCGGCGAAACTAAAATAATCATTTATTAGTTGTGCTTGATGTAAATGCTCAAAGCGCCGATGGAAGCAGCAATTCGAAGCCAGTACTACCGCCATCAGAGATCAAGATCTGTAATTTACATCGACATATACCATCAGGGGTAAAAGAATGCTACTGTAATTACAAAAAGCACTTGTCAGAAATCAATACAGTTCATCAAATTCCACCTATTACTACACAACAGGAGACGGCTCTTTTATAGTGTTTCCCTTCTCTTGCCTATAATTGCTTTTGCCAGTAATTCAACACCAATTTTGAGGGTTGGAGTTAGGGCGAGAGCCAGTCACACTAACCTTGTTTGGTTCATGGAAAAATTTTTTCCTcattggaatatttttttctaaaaaactgATACCTAGACACATGATGCCTGAGAAAATGGTTTTCACGATTTTGTTGACTATGCAAAAGTAGCACATTTCAGAGTAGCTTATAATTAGTGGAGCATCTACTTTCCTAGCAAAGTTGTAAAATACATATTATGCCCTTAATAAAGTGAAAGATCTTACCTATTTTATCTAAAAGCATAAAAGCATATTTTGGGAAGAAAAATGCCCCAATTCA
Above is a genomic segment from Elaeis guineensis isolate ETL-2024a chromosome 1, EG11, whole genome shotgun sequence containing:
- the LOC105060616 gene encoding protein ACTIVITY OF BC1 COMPLEX KINASE 7, chloroplastic isoform X5 produces the protein MAVVLASNCCFHRRFEHLHQAQLINDYFSFAGSISSVKFSKFESSVNSSISTKTLPRFLMEACRMEAGRSTRRDTKMVPTKELMKSKGTPRQKLGSKAAVFNGVNLVKRDSTSALVKTQKKTSEEIPFMDELKVLPSEEGFSWAEDNYRAWRRTIDVWTFLLILRLRVLLDNAKWAYLGGFTVEEQKIRRQKTASWLREQILQLGPTFIKLGQFSSTRSDILPREFVDELAKLQDRVPAFSPEKARAFIQSELGSPVDVLFKEFEDRPIAAASLGQVHRAILHNGEKVAVKVQRPGLKNLFDIDLRNLKLVAEYFQRSEVFGGSTTDWIGIYDECSKYLYQEIDYINEGKNADRFRREFRNIKWVRVPFIHWDYTSTRVLTLEYVPGIKINSLNQLDARGFNHSLIARRATESYLIQILKIGYFHADPHPGNIAIDMDGSLIYYDFGMMGEIKSFTRERLRELFYAVYEKDANKVIRCLIDLEALRPTGDLAPVRRSIQFLLDKLLIQTPDQQQTLAAIGEDLFAIATDQTFCFPSSITFVMKAFSTLEGITKHKTAATQWSRTC